The proteins below come from a single Polymorphobacter fuscus genomic window:
- the gspF gene encoding type II secretion system inner membrane protein GspF, with protein sequence MPDYQYSAIDTAGRLRHGRVTAGDDDAARSALLRQKLFATRLQPAGPSAAAPRQPGGSRRKLSPKQLTLFTRQVATLVQVAPLEEAIRTIVRQTEQPHVQQILERVHAGIVEGRPLSAAMALAPNSFPPLYRAMVAAGESSSSLPEILERLAMLQERQATVRGKVMAAVAYPAALAVVAVAVVIALMVFVVPKVVAQFEDIGQQLPLLTRIVIALSDFLSGWWWALLLFVAGAGLAFARLMRDEVFRLRFDTWLLGLPLIGRLLRDLHAARLARTLATMVASRLPLIEGLALTTPTINNRALRQASQDMVVAIREGGSLSVALRRSGLFPPLLVYMAAGGETSGRLDLMLERAADYLEREFDTFTATALSLLEPGVIILMGGIVAAIVLSILLPILQLDTLAAQ encoded by the coding sequence ATGCCTGACTATCAATATAGTGCCATCGATACGGCCGGGCGGTTGCGCCATGGCCGGGTGACGGCGGGGGACGATGACGCGGCGCGATCGGCGCTGCTGCGCCAGAAGCTGTTTGCAACCCGCCTCCAGCCTGCCGGCCCCAGCGCCGCGGCGCCGCGCCAGCCGGGCGGGTCGCGGCGTAAGCTCAGCCCCAAGCAGTTGACGCTGTTCACCCGGCAGGTCGCGACGTTGGTCCAGGTCGCACCGCTTGAAGAAGCGATCCGCACCATCGTTCGCCAGACCGAACAGCCGCATGTCCAGCAGATCCTCGAACGGGTGCACGCGGGCATTGTCGAAGGGCGACCGTTGTCGGCCGCAATGGCGCTGGCACCCAACAGCTTTCCGCCGCTGTACCGTGCGATGGTCGCCGCCGGCGAAAGCTCGAGCTCGCTGCCCGAAATCCTCGAACGGCTGGCGATGCTGCAGGAACGGCAGGCGACGGTGCGCGGCAAGGTCATGGCCGCGGTCGCCTATCCGGCGGCATTGGCGGTGGTCGCCGTTGCCGTCGTGATCGCCTTGATGGTCTTTGTGGTTCCCAAGGTCGTTGCCCAGTTCGAGGATATCGGCCAGCAGCTGCCGCTGCTGACGCGGATCGTTATTGCGCTGTCGGATTTCCTGTCGGGCTGGTGGTGGGCGCTTTTGCTGTTCGTTGCCGGCGCCGGGCTGGCCTTTGCCCGCCTGATGCGCGACGAGGTATTCCGGCTGCGCTTCGACACCTGGCTGCTTGGCCTGCCGCTGATCGGGCGTCTGTTGCGTGACCTTCATGCCGCCCGGCTTGCCCGCACGCTGGCGACGATGGTCGCCAGCCGGCTGCCGCTGATCGAAGGCCTGGCGTTGACCACCCCGACGATCAACAACCGCGCCTTGCGGCAAGCATCGCAGGACATGGTGGTGGCGATCCGCGAAGGCGGCAGCCTGTCGGTGGCGCTGCGCCGCAGCGGCCTGTTTCCACCGTTGCTGGTCTATATGGCCGCCGGCGGCGAGACGTCCGGACGGCTCGACCTGATGCTCGAACGCGCCGCCGATTATCTGGAACGCGAGTTCGACACCTTCACGGCGACGGCATTGTCGCTGCTCGAACCCGGCGTCATAATCCTGATGGGCGGCATCGTCGCGGCAATCGTCCTGTCGATCCTGCTTCCCATCCTGCAACTCGACACATTGGCAGCACAGTGA
- the gspD gene encoding type II secretion system secretin GspD: MRPKLWAAVSLLTVMSMAIPAHAQQTINLRDADVRAYIQDVARATGRTFIIDPRVQGKVSVVSERPLGRDAYFELFLSTLRANGLVVIPASGGAFRVQPADGAAAQPGGSGSSRNRFVTQVFRLNSIDAASAAETLRPLISREGQVTSNRSGNAIIVADYADNVARVRSLLGQIDRDRQTTRVVPLKNAGAREIAGALNQLGGSGPGGDPADGGGAARGGVQVVAIDSSNAVALRGDAAAVQKMAETVLDLDRRAAAGADVRVIFLAHADAEKLLPVLQQLVGQAPTTTAPTATTPNTAQQPFGNRQASVSASAPSVSATPIAGATIGRGQAVIARYEGANAIIISAPGDVQRQLGEVIRQLDTRREQVLVEAIIVEISDVVAKKLGVQFLLTGTGGSNIPFSVTNYSNAVPNLLTVAGAVASEKTDPGSTLTQTLRDAAVSTLLSATGGSFGLGGKLGNNAIFGFVINAVKSDTNSNVLSTPSIMTLDNQQAKILVGQEIPISTGESLSSNFDNAFRTIQRQNVGIQLDVKPQINAGGTIKLALRQEVSSIAGPVSSTSSELILNKRELSTTVTVDDGQIIALGGLIDDNERRTIEKVPLLGDIPGLGVLFRSKSRSRTKTNLMVFIRPTIVRSAPDAQRLAAERYNYMRDAELAQNGGNPSETTSLDSMVRDYLHTAPPALPAPTVPR; this comes from the coding sequence ATGCGCCCGAAGCTCTGGGCAGCGGTTTCGCTGCTCACTGTCATGTCCATGGCCATTCCGGCCCATGCGCAGCAGACGATCAACCTGCGCGATGCCGATGTCCGCGCCTATATCCAGGACGTCGCCCGGGCGACCGGTCGCACCTTCATCATCGATCCACGGGTCCAGGGCAAGGTGTCCGTTGTCAGCGAACGTCCCCTGGGGCGTGACGCCTATTTCGAGCTGTTCCTGTCGACGCTGCGTGCCAATGGCCTGGTCGTCATTCCGGCATCGGGCGGCGCGTTCCGGGTGCAGCCCGCCGATGGCGCCGCGGCCCAGCCAGGGGGTTCGGGGTCGAGCCGCAACCGCTTTGTCACGCAGGTCTTCAGACTGAATTCGATCGATGCCGCTTCGGCCGCGGAGACGCTGCGGCCGTTGATCAGTCGCGAGGGCCAGGTCACGTCGAACCGGTCCGGCAATGCCATCATCGTCGCCGATTATGCCGACAACGTGGCACGCGTTCGCAGCCTGCTGGGCCAGATCGACCGCGACCGACAGACGACACGCGTCGTTCCGCTGAAAAACGCCGGCGCGCGCGAGATTGCCGGCGCGCTCAACCAGCTTGGCGGGTCGGGGCCCGGTGGCGATCCGGCGGACGGTGGGGGTGCAGCCCGCGGCGGCGTGCAGGTCGTCGCGATCGACAGCTCCAATGCCGTGGCGTTGCGCGGGGATGCGGCGGCCGTTCAGAAAATGGCCGAAACCGTGCTTGACCTCGACCGGCGTGCCGCTGCCGGCGCCGATGTCCGGGTCATCTTCCTGGCGCATGCCGACGCCGAAAAGCTGCTGCCGGTCCTGCAACAGCTGGTCGGGCAGGCACCGACCACGACGGCGCCGACGGCCACGACGCCGAATACAGCGCAGCAACCTTTCGGCAACCGCCAGGCCAGCGTTTCGGCGTCGGCACCATCGGTGAGCGCCACGCCGATCGCCGGCGCCACCATCGGCCGTGGGCAAGCTGTCATTGCGCGTTATGAGGGCGCCAATGCCATCATCATCTCGGCGCCCGGCGATGTGCAGCGCCAGCTCGGCGAGGTCATCCGTCAGCTCGATACGCGCCGCGAGCAGGTGCTGGTCGAAGCGATCATCGTGGAAATTTCCGATGTCGTGGCCAAGAAGCTGGGTGTGCAGTTCCTGCTGACCGGCACGGGTGGCAGCAATATCCCGTTTTCGGTCACCAATTATTCTAATGCCGTCCCCAACCTGCTGACGGTGGCCGGGGCCGTGGCAAGTGAAAAAACCGATCCGGGCTCGACACTTACCCAGACCCTTCGCGATGCGGCGGTTTCGACGCTGTTGAGCGCGACCGGGGGATCCTTCGGTCTCGGCGGCAAGCTCGGCAACAATGCCATTTTCGGCTTTGTCATCAATGCCGTGAAGTCGGACACCAATTCCAACGTGCTGTCGACGCCATCGATCATGACGCTCGACAACCAGCAGGCGAAGATCCTGGTCGGCCAGGAGATCCCGATTTCGACGGGGGAATCGCTGTCGAGCAATTTCGACAACGCGTTTCGCACCATTCAGCGCCAGAATGTCGGTATCCAGCTCGATGTGAAGCCACAGATCAACGCCGGTGGCACGATCAAGCTGGCGTTGCGGCAGGAAGTCAGCTCGATCGCCGGGCCGGTGTCGTCGACTTCGAGCGAATTGATCCTCAACAAGCGCGAATTGTCGACCACTGTTACGGTCGACGATGGCCAGATCATCGCGCTCGGCGGGCTGATCGACGACAATGAGCGCCGGACGATCGAGAAGGTGCCGCTGCTCGGCGATATTCCGGGGCTTGGCGTATTGTTCCGGTCGAAATCGCGCAGCCGCACCAAGACCAATCTGATGGTGTTCATCCGGCCGACGATCGTGCGATCGGCGCCGGATGCCCAGCGCCTGGCGGCAGAGCGCTACAATTACATGCGCGACGCGGAACTGGCGCAAAATGGCGGCAACCCGTCGGAAACGACGTCCCTCGATTCGATGGTGCGCGACTATCTGCACACGGCGCCGCCGGCATTGCCCGCGCCGACGGTGCCCCGATGA
- a CDS encoding GspE/PulE family protein codes for MTMVVAPEAEVPVLPYGFAKRFGVVITGNDDAAIHVGLRKGDDPRVLAEVRRLVGRPLAVEIVEAPSFDRLLSGNYALGGFTGGAIDSGDELGLLVDNIPSADDLLDTQDDAPIIRLINGLIAEAARQNVSDIHIEPYETALIVRMRADGQLTERHRLPANVAGMVVSRIKVMARLDIAERRLPQDGRIGLTLGGKSLDVRVSTLPSRAGERVVLRLLDKENAGIDLDALGMPAAIDRVFRNALAEPNGIVLVTGPTGSGKTTTLYAGLRLLNDGSRNILTVEDPVEYAVDGIGQTQVNPKVGLSFATGLRAILRQDPDTVMVGEIRDSETAEIAIQASLTGHLVLSSVHTNDAAGAITRLRDMGIEPFLLASTLRAVVAQRLVRRLCRDCAVPHPATAAEAALIGIAEAAIIWSAAGCPACSNSGYRGRLGVFEAIRITDEIRRLILDGGDESAIMAQAFAGAPALSGAARALVIAGVTTAEESVRVMRSGGDA; via the coding sequence ATGACCATGGTCGTCGCGCCCGAAGCCGAGGTTCCGGTCTTGCCTTACGGGTTCGCCAAGCGCTTCGGCGTGGTCATCACCGGAAATGATGATGCCGCAATCCATGTCGGGCTGCGCAAGGGTGACGACCCGCGCGTCCTCGCCGAGGTCCGGCGGCTTGTCGGTCGACCGCTCGCGGTGGAAATCGTCGAGGCTCCGAGTTTCGACCGCCTGTTGTCGGGCAATTATGCACTGGGAGGCTTTACCGGCGGCGCGATCGACAGCGGCGACGAGCTTGGCCTGCTGGTCGACAACATCCCGTCGGCTGACGACCTTCTCGACACCCAGGACGATGCCCCGATCATTCGGCTCATCAACGGCCTGATCGCCGAGGCCGCGCGCCAGAATGTGTCCGATATCCATATCGAGCCCTATGAGACGGCGCTGATCGTCCGGATGCGTGCCGATGGCCAGTTGACCGAACGGCACCGGCTGCCGGCCAATGTCGCCGGCATGGTGGTCAGCCGGATCAAGGTGATGGCGCGGCTCGATATTGCCGAGCGGCGCTTGCCGCAGGATGGCCGCATCGGCCTGACGCTGGGCGGCAAGAGCCTCGATGTCCGGGTGTCCACGCTGCCGTCGCGCGCCGGCGAACGCGTCGTGCTGCGCCTTCTCGACAAGGAAAATGCCGGGATCGACCTCGATGCGCTCGGCATGCCGGCGGCGATCGACCGGGTGTTCCGCAATGCCCTGGCGGAGCCGAACGGCATCGTCCTGGTCACGGGACCGACCGGCTCGGGCAAGACCACGACGCTTTACGCCGGCTTGCGGCTGCTCAACGACGGCAGCCGCAACATCCTGACCGTCGAGGACCCGGTGGAATATGCCGTCGACGGGATCGGCCAGACGCAGGTCAACCCAAAGGTCGGCCTGTCGTTCGCGACCGGGCTGCGGGCCATCCTGCGCCAGGACCCCGACACCGTCATGGTCGGCGAAATCCGCGATTCCGAAACCGCGGAAATCGCCATCCAGGCCTCGCTGACCGGCCATCTGGTCCTGTCGTCGGTCCATACCAACGACGCCGCCGGCGCCATCACCCGCCTGCGCGACATGGGGATCGAACCGTTTCTACTGGCGTCCACCCTGCGCGCCGTTGTTGCCCAGCGGCTGGTCCGCCGTCTCTGCCGCGATTGCGCCGTGCCGCACCCTGCAACGGCCGCCGAGGCGGCGTTGATCGGCATTGCCGAAGCCGCGATCATCTGGTCGGCGGCAGGCTGCCCTGCCTGTTCGAACAGCGGCTATCGCGGGCGGCTCGGCGTCTTCGAGGCGATCCGCATCACGGACGAGATCCGGCGCCTCATCCTCGACGGTGGCGATGAAAGTGCGATCATGGCGCAGGCCTTTGCCGGCGCGCCGGCCTTGTCGGGCGCGGCGCGGGCGCTGGTGATCGCCGGCGTGACGACGGCCGAGGAATCGGTCCGCGTCATGCGGAGCGGCGGCGATGCCTGA
- the gspK gene encoding type II secretion system minor pseudopilin GspK, translated as MTGPIEPAAHERGAALLTVLILVSVLGALAVVVFDRLRLATMLASNHAGIEDARSFSAIAEALVAMKIEDLVTASPGRTTLVGGWQGRATVIPLPSGSAEIRVRDGANCFNLNSLVMDSRDARASRPPAIDQLARLMMVLDVPDSEARRIAAATADWIDSDGDANPEGAEDSVYARGSPAYRTGNTLMTDASEWRAVTGVTPALYARLRPLLCALPVAEISPLNVNTLTPDQAPLLAMLFPGTLSVAAARRVIAARPAAGWGEMASFWNTPALQGVVPSGEGRRQPGVQTSWFAVDMQILAGDGELRETALFDARQSPVKLARRRWTADE; from the coding sequence ATGACCGGACCGATCGAACCCGCAGCGCATGAGCGCGGTGCCGCCTTGTTGACGGTGCTGATCCTCGTCAGCGTCTTGGGCGCGCTGGCGGTGGTGGTGTTCGACCGGTTGCGACTGGCGACCATGCTGGCGTCGAACCATGCCGGCATCGAGGACGCCCGCAGTTTTTCGGCGATCGCCGAGGCGCTCGTGGCAATGAAGATCGAGGATCTGGTCACCGCCAGTCCCGGGCGCACGACGTTGGTCGGCGGCTGGCAGGGGCGCGCGACGGTCATCCCGCTGCCGTCGGGGAGCGCCGAAATTCGCGTGCGCGACGGTGCCAATTGCTTCAACCTGAACAGCCTCGTCATGGACAGTCGCGATGCCCGCGCGTCCCGGCCGCCGGCCATCGACCAGCTCGCCCGATTGATGATGGTCCTCGATGTGCCGGACAGCGAGGCCCGGCGCATCGCCGCGGCGACAGCGGACTGGATCGACAGCGACGGCGACGCCAATCCGGAGGGCGCCGAGGACAGCGTTTATGCCCGGGGGTCACCCGCCTATCGCACCGGCAACACGTTGATGACCGATGCCAGTGAATGGCGTGCGGTGACGGGCGTGACGCCGGCGCTGTACGCGCGGTTGCGCCCGTTGCTTTGCGCCTTGCCGGTTGCCGAGATTTCACCCTTGAATGTCAACACGCTCACCCCCGACCAGGCGCCGCTGCTGGCGATGCTGTTTCCCGGCACGCTGAGCGTTGCCGCCGCCCGCCGCGTCATCGCCGCCCGGCCGGCCGCAGGCTGGGGCGAGATGGCGTCGTTCTGGAACACGCCGGCGCTGCAGGGCGTCGTGCCATCCGGCGAGGGCCGGCGGCAGCCCGGCGTGCAGACGTCCTGGTTCGCGGTCGACATGCAGATCCTCGCGGGGGATGGCGAATTGCGCGAAACGGCGCTGTTCGATGCCCGACAATCGCCGGTGAAGCTCGCCCGCCGCCGCTGGACCGCCGACGAATGA
- the gspJ gene encoding type II secretion system minor pseudopilin GspJ: MRTAGFTLVEMLIALSIFALLSIGGVSLLSFSIDSRQRTTERLDSLASVVRTRSLLTADLAQATPRTWRDESGLRRPAFAGNSGEAALQLVRGGWANDGAAPRSSLQRVAYRLDGDRLVRTAAPMVDGTAESPPAVLLTGVTSLKMRFHAGGEWRDDWQPVTDDALPDAVEVTVASAAIPPLRQVFLVGPGPAA; this comes from the coding sequence ATGAGAACGGCCGGTTTCACGCTTGTGGAAATGCTCATCGCTTTGTCGATCTTTGCATTGCTGTCGATCGGCGGCGTTTCGTTGCTGTCGTTCAGCATCGATTCGCGCCAGCGCACCACCGAGCGGCTGGACAGCTTGGCCAGTGTGGTGCGCACGCGATCGCTGCTGACCGCCGACCTCGCCCAGGCGACGCCGCGAACCTGGCGTGACGAGTCGGGTCTGCGCCGGCCGGCCTTTGCCGGCAACAGCGGCGAGGCGGCGTTGCAACTGGTGCGTGGCGGCTGGGCGAATGACGGCGCGGCGCCGCGATCGTCGTTGCAGCGCGTCGCCTATCGCCTCGACGGGGACCGGCTGGTGCGAACGGCGGCGCCGATGGTCGACGGGACGGCGGAATCGCCCCCGGCCGTCCTGCTGACCGGCGTGACGTCGCTGAAGATGCGCTTCCACGCCGGCGGCGAATGGCGCGACGACTGGCAGCCGGTCACCGACGACGCCCTGCCGGACGCGGTCGAAGTGACTGTCGCTTCGGCGGCGATCCCGCCGCTGCGGCAGGTTTTTCTGGTCGGACCCGGCCCTGCGGCATGA
- the gspI gene encoding type II secretion system minor pseudopilin GspI, giving the protein MSMHADIAMPAREGGFTLIEVLVALAIFSLAALALLRLQGAALSTTARLDERALAGVVAQNRAIEAMIAPQPPGFGATAGEEANGGRVWRWAQTVARSPDVRLQQIEIKVMTPDGSVAATRTVVRRAS; this is encoded by the coding sequence ATGTCGATGCACGCTGACATCGCAATGCCCGCGCGCGAAGGCGGCTTCACGTTGATCGAAGTGCTCGTCGCGCTCGCCATCTTCAGCCTGGCGGCGCTGGCGCTGTTGCGACTGCAGGGTGCGGCGCTGAGCACCACGGCGCGGCTGGACGAGCGCGCGCTTGCCGGCGTGGTGGCCCAGAACCGGGCCATCGAGGCGATGATCGCGCCACAGCCACCGGGCTTTGGCGCCACCGCCGGCGAGGAAGCCAATGGCGGGCGCGTCTGGCGGTGGGCGCAAACAGTCGCGCGCAGCCCCGACGTGCGCCTGCAGCAGATCGAGATCAAGGTTATGACGCCCGACGGCAGCGTGGCCGCCACGCGCACGGTGGTGCGACGCGCGTCATGA
- a CDS encoding GspH/FimT family pseudopilin encodes MPTSATGADRAGTPSPRRDGFTLVELMVVLVIIGLAAATVVVAIPDQQARLADDADAFAARLVAARDLSIVSGRDIAVEVDAVGYRFAQRRVDGWQPAAAKALQARLWGTGTAVQTRIDNGDRLVFDTTGLATPALVTLQRGRGRASIAVDAAGAVHVDAR; translated from the coding sequence ATGCCGACATCGGCAACTGGCGCTGACCGGGCAGGAACACCGTCCCCGCGCCGGGATGGGTTCACGCTGGTCGAGCTGATGGTCGTGCTGGTCATCATCGGCCTGGCCGCGGCGACGGTCGTCGTCGCCATTCCCGACCAGCAGGCGCGGCTTGCCGACGATGCCGATGCCTTTGCCGCGCGGCTGGTCGCGGCGCGTGACCTGTCGATCGTTTCGGGGCGTGATATTGCCGTCGAGGTCGATGCCGTTGGCTATCGCTTCGCACAGCGCCGCGTGGACGGGTGGCAGCCTGCCGCCGCCAAGGCCCTGCAGGCGCGTCTGTGGGGCACAGGCACAGCCGTGCAGACCCGCATCGACAATGGTGACAGGCTGGTCTTCGACACCACCGGCCTTGCAACCCCGGCGCTCGTCACGCTGCAGCGCGGCCGCGGCCGCGCCAGCATCGCCGTCGATGCCGCAGGAGCGGTGCATGTCGATGCACGCTGA
- the gspG gene encoding type II secretion system major pseudopilin GspG: MHPGSDEEGFTLVELMVVIVIIGLLATVVIVNVLPTRDKAMQEKARADIALIEQGLEMYRLDNFNYPAATQGLAALRSAPADLAQPERYRQGGYLKRLPDDPWGKPYQYANPGTHGAIDVYSLGADGAPGGTANDADIGNWR, translated from the coding sequence ATGCACCCAGGATCGGACGAAGAAGGCTTTACGCTGGTCGAACTGATGGTCGTCATCGTCATCATCGGCCTGCTGGCGACGGTGGTCATCGTCAATGTGCTGCCGACGCGCGACAAGGCGATGCAGGAAAAGGCGCGCGCCGACATCGCGTTGATCGAGCAGGGCCTCGAAATGTACCGGCTCGACAATTTCAACTATCCCGCCGCGACACAGGGGCTGGCGGCGCTGCGCTCGGCGCCGGCCGATCTTGCCCAGCCCGAGCGTTATCGCCAGGGCGGCTATCTGAAACGGCTGCCGGACGATCCGTGGGGGAAGCCCTATCAATATGCCAACCCTGGGACCCATGGCGCCATCGACGTCTATTCGCTTGGTGCCGACGGCGCACCGGGAGGGACCGCCAACGATGCCGACATCGGCAACTGGCGCTGA